The Phycisphaerae bacterium genome contains the following window.
GCATGCCCGAACTGGACCTCAAGCTCATCGTCACCGACTACGGCAATACCCCGGAACGAACCCGGCTGGTGGCGAAGATCCTCCAACGTGCCGGGCGCACGGACATTCCAATTGGGACGGGGATCAGGACCGGGGACGAACCCCTGGCCCAGAGGCGTTGGGTGGGCGATTTCGACTTGGCCGCCTACCCGGGCAAGGTCCATACCGACGGCGTCGCGGCCCTGATCGACGCCATCAACTCGCAGCCAGCCATGATCACCCTCATCACCATCGGTCCCGTTCCCAATATCAAGGAGGCCCTTCGCCGAGACCCGCGGATTGCGACCAAGGCCCGCATCGTCTGTACCGGCGGCAGAATCTACAAGGGCTTTGAGAACGGCGGAAAGCCCGCGGCAGACTGGAATGTCCGAGCAGACGCCCCCTCCTGGCAGGCGATGGTTGCAGCGCCGTGGACGATCACCACCTCGCCGCTGGACGCTTCGGAGGAACTGGTGCTCCGCGGCAAATCGTACGCAACCGTGGCGGACTCACCGCACCCACTCGCCCGCATGGTCATCGAGAACTACAATCTCTGGGCCCATCGCAGTGGCCACTTGCAGGATGCGAGCAGCATCCTTTACGACACGGCGGCGGTCTACCTGGCCCATTCCGAAGAACACGCCCGGATCGAGACCCGACAACTCATCGTGAACGACCAGGGCCACACGCTTGTTTCGCCCCACGGCAAGAGGGTACGCTGCCAGCTCGGGTGGATAGACCGCAAGGCGTTCGACGCGTTCCTGGTCAAGACGCTGACGGCTTCGCCCAGGCCCGAACGTCATGCCGAACCGGAACTGGTTCGGGAGGTTTTGACCGGCAAAAGGAAGGAAGCTTGGGTCTCGTGGTGGGGATTCGATCCCAATAATTCCACAGCGCACCTCCAGAAGGCCATCAACTCGAAAGTCAAGCGGCTGATTCTGGACCGGCAGGCGTCGCCCTGGATCACGCGGCCGTTGACCGGCGTGAGCGACCAGGAAATCGTATTCGAGGCGGGAACCGAACTGGTAGCGCTGGAAGGAGCCTTCCGGGCCAAGAGCGACTGCCTGCTCTCATTCCGCGAGTGCGAAGACGTCGTGCTCCGGGGGGACCGGGTGGATGGGGCCAAGTCCACCCACATCCGCATGCGCAAGCAAGATTATCAATCCGCCGCCTATGAAAACTCGGAATGGCGGCATGGGGTGGCCTTCTTCGGATGCCGCAACGTGCTGGTCCAGGACCTCACGATCAAACACACGGGAGGCGACGGCATCTACCTCGGCGCGGGCTTGAAGCACACCCCCAACCGGCAGGTGACGATCCGGCGCGTCGACTGCAACGCCAACCACCGACAGGGCATCAGCGTCATCAGCGCGGAAGACCTGTTGATCGAGGACTGCCAGCTGCGTCACACCGACGGCACGGCCCCGAAGGCGGGCATTGACTTCGAGCCCAATCATCCGGCGGATTCCCTGGTCCGCTGCGTGCTGCGTCGCTGCATCGCCGAAT
Protein-coding sequences here:
- a CDS encoding nucleoside hydrolase, whose protein sequence is MSQFLCRLRFVFLATLGLCLFGTTAQGAPIPVILDTDIGDDIDDTWALAMLLGMPELDLKLIVTDYGNTPERTRLVAKILQRAGRTDIPIGTGIRTGDEPLAQRRWVGDFDLAAYPGKVHTDGVAALIDAINSQPAMITLITIGPVPNIKEALRRDPRIATKARIVCTGGRIYKGFENGGKPAADWNVRADAPSWQAMVAAPWTITTSPLDASEELVLRGKSYATVADSPHPLARMVIENYNLWAHRSGHLQDASSILYDTAAVYLAHSEEHARIETRQLIVNDQGHTLVSPHGKRVRCQLGWIDRKAFDAFLVKTLTASPRPERHAEPELVREVLTGKRKEAWVSWWGFDPNNSTAHLQKAINSKVKRLILDRQASPWITRPLTGVSDQEIVFEAGTELVALEGAFRAKSDCLLSFRECEDVVLRGDRVDGAKSTHIRMRKQDYQSAAYENSEWRHGVAFFGCRNVLVQDLTIKHTGGDGIYLGAGLKHTPNRQVTIRRVDCNANHRQGISVISAEDLLIEDCQLRHTDGTAPKAGIDFEPNHPADSLVRCVLRRCIAESNAGTGFQICPQYLNSQSKPISIHLDQCVSRGNQQHAIHLCSNPKDPPVGRLQGQRTLNSCSGNHLHEELVVPARDAALALDAILRRVTLQEAD